A single region of the Nitrospira sp. genome encodes:
- the shc gene encoding squalene--hopene cyclase, with product MQLLKNLFNRLSDSLLVSVPSRIRAARDFASAPVLRLVSNKPDMTVGDSAAKRAPSHSTGQLEALEEALRKSQAWFLSRQHAGEGYWVAELEADTTLTSEYVMLRRFMDCVDPDRERKAVRYLKSAQLPCGGWPIYHGGPAEISASVKAYFALKLAGVSADEPFMMQARTCILDKGGVVAANVFTKIALALFGQYDWRGVPSMPPEIMLLPKRFYFSIYAISYWSRAVLIPLLIIFAKRPQCHVPPEQGIDELYTQPPAEIDYSTVPPFKKDRTWFTARNFFINLDALLKVYDRSPVEWVRQKSLKFAADWMLDHMKGSGGLGAIYPAMANSVMALHCLGYKHDDPLVVKAMREIEELEIHDTVMDNGQCVDAMHLQPCHSPIWDTALLINALIEAGMPQDHPALQKASTWLLSKQTTTVGDWIISAPGAEPGGWYFQFENELFPDVDDSAVVLMALSKVRLPDEEPQRLAIRRGCRWVTAMQGSDGGWGAYDVDNNRIVFNYIPFADHRALLDPSTADLAGRCLEMLATLGYDWTHPSVASALTFVKNDQEQDGSWYGRWGVNYIYGTWSVLSGLRAIGEDLSSPYIRRAVNWVESKQNPDGGWGESCLSYADVEESGRGESTPSQTAWALLALMAGGVTDSFSLARGIHYLIRNQRKDGSWEEVRHTGTGFPRVFYLRYHWYCQYFPLWALAMYRNLKTRGTTRADELRQLAYQSGQFRSPR from the coding sequence ATGCAACTTCTGAAAAACTTGTTCAATCGTCTGTCTGATAGCCTGCTGGTGTCGGTTCCAAGCCGTATCAGGGCGGCGCGTGATTTCGCTTCTGCCCCGGTATTGCGACTGGTTTCCAATAAGCCCGATATGACGGTCGGCGACAGCGCTGCCAAGCGGGCTCCGTCACATTCGACTGGTCAATTGGAAGCGCTGGAAGAAGCGCTCCGGAAAAGTCAGGCCTGGTTTCTCTCAAGGCAACATGCGGGCGAAGGCTACTGGGTTGCTGAGCTGGAAGCGGATACGACGCTCACTTCCGAATACGTGATGCTGCGTCGCTTCATGGACTGTGTGGATCCTGATCGCGAGCGCAAAGCCGTTCGCTACTTGAAGTCTGCACAGCTGCCGTGCGGCGGGTGGCCCATCTATCATGGCGGACCGGCTGAGATCAGTGCATCGGTGAAGGCCTATTTCGCCTTGAAGCTCGCAGGCGTCTCGGCGGATGAGCCCTTCATGATGCAAGCCAGAACGTGCATTCTGGACAAGGGTGGCGTAGTTGCGGCCAATGTCTTCACCAAAATTGCTCTTGCCCTGTTCGGTCAGTACGATTGGCGCGGCGTGCCGAGCATGCCGCCGGAAATCATGCTCTTGCCGAAGCGGTTTTACTTCAGCATCTACGCGATTTCCTATTGGTCGCGCGCGGTGCTCATCCCGCTCTTGATCATCTTCGCGAAACGGCCGCAGTGCCATGTGCCGCCCGAGCAGGGCATCGACGAACTGTACACACAGCCTCCGGCAGAGATCGACTACAGCACGGTGCCGCCCTTCAAGAAGGACCGGACCTGGTTTACCGCCAGAAACTTTTTCATCAACCTCGACGCGCTCCTCAAGGTCTACGACCGGTCGCCGGTCGAGTGGGTCCGCCAGAAGTCGCTGAAGTTCGCCGCAGACTGGATGCTGGATCACATGAAGGGGAGCGGCGGCCTGGGTGCCATTTATCCCGCCATGGCCAATTCCGTGATGGCCTTGCATTGTCTCGGGTACAAGCATGACGACCCGCTGGTGGTGAAGGCGATGCGGGAGATCGAAGAACTCGAAATTCACGATACCGTGATGGACAACGGGCAATGTGTGGATGCCATGCACCTGCAGCCCTGCCATTCTCCGATCTGGGATACCGCGTTGCTCATCAATGCATTGATCGAAGCGGGAATGCCGCAAGACCATCCGGCGTTGCAAAAAGCCTCGACCTGGCTGTTGTCGAAACAAACGACCACCGTGGGTGACTGGATCATCTCCGCCCCTGGTGCAGAACCGGGCGGCTGGTATTTCCAATTCGAGAACGAGCTGTTTCCGGACGTCGACGACTCGGCGGTCGTCCTGATGGCCCTGTCCAAGGTGCGCTTGCCCGATGAAGAGCCGCAGCGGTTGGCGATTCGCCGTGGATGCCGCTGGGTGACTGCGATGCAGGGGTCTGATGGGGGATGGGGCGCGTACGACGTCGATAACAACCGGATCGTCTTCAACTACATTCCCTTCGCCGACCATCGTGCGCTGCTGGATCCCAGCACCGCCGACCTGGCCGGTCGCTGTCTCGAAATGCTTGCGACCTTGGGCTACGACTGGACCCATCCCTCGGTGGCGTCGGCGCTCACATTCGTGAAAAACGATCAGGAGCAGGACGGTAGTTGGTATGGCCGCTGGGGAGTGAACTATATTTATGGAACTTGGTCCGTGTTGTCCGGCCTGCGCGCCATCGGCGAAGATCTGTCCTCGCCATATATTCGGCGGGCGGTCAATTGGGTCGAGTCGAAGCAGAACCCTGACGGCGGATGGGGCGAATCGTGCCTGTCGTATGCGGATGTCGAGGAAAGCGGGCGTGGCGAGAGTACTCCATCACAAACCGCCTGGGCGTTGCTGGCTCTCATGGCAGGTGGCGTCACCGACTCCTTCAGTTTGGCCAGGGGGATCCATTACCTCATTCGGAATCAGCGGAAGGACGGGTCATGGGAGGAGGTACGCCATACCGGCACCGGTTTCCCGCGCGTGTTCTATCTTCGTTACCATTGGTATTGCCAATACTTCCCCCTCTGGGCACTGGCTATGTACCGCAACCTCAAGACTCGTGGCACAACGAGGGCCGATGAGTTGCGTCAACTGGCCTATCAATCAGGACAATTCCGGTCGCCCCGCTGA
- the smc gene encoding chromosome segregation protein SMC codes for MYLKTLEMLGFKSFAEAKIQFPKGITAIVGPNGSGKSNVVDSILWVLGEQSTKTLRSEKMEDVIFNGTELRKPLGLVEVSLVIGGLGELRLDAISGLPSELSEYQELMITRRLYRNGDSEYLINKTPCRLKDIRNVLIETRAGSKGHTVIEQGRIEQILQASPQDRRELIEETAGIVRYKKQKAEALRKLESTQQNLLRVRDIVAEVKKQLNSLERQARQARTYQTLQQEAKGLEIELLSRDYRTMHADLEAVDHEAREVETLEAEQVAEQARLDSEQEAIRLRMNDAAEAIARVRDTLAGTEQRQSQALTAAEVERNRTELFERQRVQAAQEMQRLAADQEQAQAEIEELRATLLQLEGDIVAQEAQFQQADGEAKALAGHRAAAVAEEERARKDVLNLAVLVANTEQSLTQVTARQQETAARAERVSREREQLVAQVAGLDEQRELLAAQREEAAQRIEGLMAERQAAIERIEGLGGQISGLDRDIVRLSEDVAGVESRLGALQGVVREEMGYGRQGEEEGTALKTIDGVREALAEWLVIPPGLDRAVETILGERVRGWLVDEPVAASRAVEFLKGKELGRGAFIPQQIRWAHEPAAGDPSAAWWPTLNGQPGVVGRAVDLIRAQGSASSTLSYLFDGIVIVESVAVALELWNLHQWPAPAGPTYVALSGETLDAAGVMTGGGSSAGAGLLQRRREVMGLEARRTEAAQALELARVAREEAAAALGLGREDEQRLGRAIREAEMLELSLQKDDAGVERQRGELDRRMEVLADELQRGVAEQARLQEEFLSNQSQLGQWAAEKAGQETGLLQVRERLVVIEGQSLAIQQRLTEVRLSVESMRGQRERATNDVARFTQRLDAAQRRVTDLEEQLAGLAEATENSREEQTRQEALCRELGAEVDGIKAELVAAQEQQAQEMSGLHAVEEALTSVRQELSALHERRMTAEIRKAEVKAHLSTIESTLAGTYQIDPATLLIPVEGQAASEGEVPAAPVSLLETPQLREQIQKIRERLDRMGAINLAAIDEHRELEERYQFLTTQEQDLSTSIASLKEIIQRINRTTKDMFVETFNELQQKFRDVFAQFFPGGRAELQLVEEPLEEGVEDNGAREPGVEIVAQPPGKRLKSITMLSGGEKTLTAMALLIASFLIRPTPFCILDEIDAPLDEENIGRFTAVLRSLSATAQFLVITHNKRTMAMADSLFGVTMEEPGVSTLISVKLGDLQPA; via the coding sequence GTGTATCTGAAGACCTTGGAAATGCTCGGCTTCAAGTCATTCGCGGAGGCGAAAATCCAATTTCCGAAAGGCATCACGGCCATCGTGGGCCCGAACGGGAGCGGCAAGAGCAACGTCGTGGATTCCATCCTCTGGGTCTTGGGTGAACAAAGCACCAAAACGCTCCGGAGCGAGAAGATGGAAGACGTCATCTTCAACGGCACGGAACTGCGCAAGCCGTTGGGGTTGGTGGAGGTATCGTTGGTGATCGGCGGTCTCGGCGAGTTGCGCCTGGATGCGATATCCGGTCTGCCGAGTGAGTTGAGTGAATACCAGGAACTCATGATTACGCGACGTCTCTATCGAAACGGTGACAGTGAATATCTCATCAACAAAACGCCGTGCCGGTTGAAGGACATTCGCAATGTGTTGATCGAAACCAGGGCCGGGTCCAAGGGGCATACGGTCATCGAGCAAGGACGGATCGAACAGATTCTGCAGGCCTCGCCGCAGGACCGGCGGGAGTTGATCGAAGAAACAGCCGGCATCGTGCGATACAAAAAGCAAAAAGCCGAAGCGCTCCGTAAATTGGAATCGACGCAACAGAATCTTCTGCGAGTTCGCGATATTGTGGCGGAAGTGAAGAAGCAGCTGAACTCGTTGGAGCGTCAGGCTCGCCAGGCTCGGACCTATCAGACGTTACAGCAGGAAGCCAAGGGGCTGGAGATCGAACTGCTGTCCCGTGACTATCGCACCATGCACGCCGATTTGGAGGCCGTAGATCACGAAGCCCGCGAAGTGGAAACGCTGGAGGCGGAGCAGGTGGCGGAGCAGGCCCGTCTGGATTCGGAGCAGGAGGCCATCCGGCTTCGGATGAACGATGCGGCGGAAGCCATCGCACGCGTGCGGGATACTCTCGCCGGCACCGAACAGCGCCAGTCACAGGCCTTGACGGCCGCGGAGGTCGAGCGCAACCGGACGGAGCTCTTCGAGCGGCAACGGGTTCAGGCTGCGCAGGAAATGCAGCGTTTAGCGGCAGATCAGGAGCAGGCGCAGGCGGAAATTGAAGAACTGCGGGCGACGCTTCTGCAACTGGAAGGGGACATCGTCGCGCAGGAGGCGCAGTTCCAGCAGGCCGACGGCGAGGCCAAGGCCTTGGCCGGCCATCGTGCCGCAGCCGTGGCCGAAGAGGAGCGTGCGCGAAAAGATGTCCTGAACCTGGCCGTTCTTGTGGCCAACACCGAGCAGAGTCTCACGCAGGTGACGGCCCGTCAGCAGGAAACCGCCGCTCGAGCCGAACGTGTCTCGCGCGAACGGGAACAACTGGTGGCCCAGGTGGCCGGACTCGACGAACAACGCGAATTGCTCGCGGCGCAGCGGGAAGAGGCCGCGCAGCGAATCGAGGGCCTCATGGCGGAGCGCCAGGCGGCCATCGAACGCATCGAGGGGTTGGGAGGACAAATCTCCGGATTGGATCGCGATATCGTGCGGCTGTCCGAAGATGTGGCCGGAGTGGAGTCGCGTCTCGGCGCCCTCCAAGGCGTCGTGCGGGAAGAGATGGGATATGGCCGGCAAGGAGAAGAGGAAGGTACGGCGCTGAAGACCATCGACGGCGTGCGGGAGGCGTTGGCCGAGTGGTTGGTGATTCCGCCTGGTTTAGATCGCGCGGTCGAGACGATTCTCGGAGAGCGGGTTCGGGGCTGGTTGGTGGATGAGCCCGTCGCCGCGAGTCGTGCCGTGGAATTCCTGAAAGGCAAAGAACTTGGTCGCGGGGCCTTTATCCCGCAGCAGATTCGATGGGCGCATGAGCCGGCGGCCGGAGATCCCTCGGCAGCCTGGTGGCCGACGCTGAACGGGCAGCCGGGTGTGGTCGGCCGGGCCGTGGATCTGATTCGCGCGCAAGGCTCCGCCTCATCCACCCTGAGTTATCTGTTTGACGGCATCGTGATCGTGGAGTCCGTCGCGGTGGCGCTGGAGCTGTGGAATCTGCACCAGTGGCCGGCTCCTGCCGGGCCCACCTATGTTGCGCTGTCCGGCGAGACGCTCGATGCGGCGGGAGTGATGACCGGCGGCGGCAGCAGCGCGGGTGCCGGGTTGCTCCAGCGACGACGCGAGGTCATGGGGCTTGAGGCGAGACGAACCGAAGCGGCGCAGGCGCTGGAGCTCGCCCGGGTTGCCCGTGAAGAGGCTGCCGCAGCATTGGGCCTGGGGCGCGAAGATGAGCAGCGCTTGGGGCGGGCCATTCGGGAAGCGGAAATGTTGGAGTTGTCGCTCCAGAAAGACGACGCGGGTGTGGAGCGTCAGCGCGGCGAACTGGATCGGCGCATGGAAGTATTGGCCGACGAGCTGCAACGGGGGGTAGCCGAGCAGGCGCGGCTTCAAGAGGAATTCCTGTCGAACCAGTCGCAATTGGGCCAGTGGGCTGCCGAAAAGGCCGGCCAGGAAACCGGTTTGCTGCAGGTGCGGGAAAGGTTGGTGGTGATCGAAGGTCAAAGCCTGGCGATCCAGCAGCGATTGACGGAGGTTCGGCTCTCAGTGGAAAGCATGCGCGGGCAACGAGAGCGCGCCACCAACGATGTCGCACGGTTCACGCAACGACTCGATGCCGCACAGCGCCGCGTGACCGATCTGGAAGAGCAATTGGCCGGGCTGGCGGAGGCGACGGAGAACAGTCGTGAAGAGCAGACCAGGCAGGAAGCGCTCTGTCGCGAGTTGGGCGCCGAAGTGGACGGGATCAAAGCAGAACTGGTTGCTGCGCAGGAGCAGCAGGCTCAGGAGATGAGTGGCTTGCATGCGGTGGAGGAAGCGCTGACCTCGGTCCGACAAGAGTTGTCGGCCTTGCACGAACGCCGTATGACTGCGGAAATACGCAAGGCAGAGGTGAAGGCGCACCTGTCGACGATTGAAAGCACGTTGGCCGGTACGTATCAAATCGACCCAGCCACCCTGCTGATACCGGTGGAAGGGCAGGCGGCATCTGAAGGGGAAGTGCCGGCCGCGCCGGTTTCTCTGCTGGAAACCCCTCAGTTACGGGAACAGATTCAGAAGATTCGGGAACGCTTGGATCGGATGGGCGCGATCAATCTGGCGGCGATCGACGAGCATCGTGAATTGGAAGAGCGGTACCAATTCCTCACGACCCAAGAACAGGATTTGTCGACCTCCATTGCTTCGTTGAAGGAAATCATTCAGCGCATCAATCGGACGACCAAGGACATGTTCGTCGAGACCTTCAACGAGCTGCAGCAAAAATTCCGAGACGTCTTTGCGCAGTTCTTCCCGGGCGGGCGCGCGGAGTTGCAATTAGTCGAAGAGCCGCTGGAAGAAGGGGTGGAGGACAACGGGGCTCGTGAGCCGGGTGTAGAAATTGTGGCGCAACCGCCGGGGAAACGGTTGAAGAGCATCACCATGTTGTCCGGCGGAGAAAAAACGCTGACGGCGATGGCGCTGCTGATTGCCAGCTTCCTCATCCGTCCGACTCCGTTTTGCATCCTGGACGAAATCGACGCGCCCTTGGACGAAGAGAACATCGGACGATTTACGGCCGTGCTGCGCAGCCTGTCGGCGACCGCGCAGTTTCTGGTCATCACACACAACAAGCGAACGATGGCGATGGCGGATTCGCTGTTCGGTGTGACGATGGAAGAGCCCGGTGTCTCAACCTTGATCTCGGTCAAGCTTGGTGATCTTCAGCCGGCGTAG
- the ispH gene encoding 4-hydroxy-3-methylbut-2-enyl diphosphate reductase, with the protein MKIYLANPRGFCAGVDRAIDIVDLSLKKYGAPIYVRHEIVHSRHVVNSLRQKGAVFVEELNEVPEGSVVIFSAHGVAKSVWEEAQSRRLHVIDATCPLVIKVHNEVNRDYTQGYELILIGHAGHPEVIGTLGQIPDKFHLVSSVQDVETLQVEKTQNLSYVTQTTLSVDECRDIVEALHHRFPNIKGPHQEDICYATQNRQNAVKSLSKLVDVILVIGSPNSSNSNRLRELGEHCGIPSYLIDAASDINPEWLKDAKSVGLSAGASAPEVLVTEVVAYLKRLGSSEEVEELTVIEEDVEFLLPKELVTIESASRKPASVN; encoded by the coding sequence ATGAAGATATATTTGGCCAATCCTCGCGGATTTTGTGCGGGTGTCGACCGCGCGATCGACATTGTCGATCTGTCGCTGAAAAAGTACGGCGCGCCGATTTATGTGCGGCACGAGATCGTGCACAGCCGCCACGTGGTGAACTCGCTCCGGCAGAAGGGCGCCGTGTTTGTGGAGGAGTTGAACGAGGTCCCCGAAGGATCGGTCGTGATTTTCAGCGCCCACGGGGTGGCAAAGTCGGTGTGGGAAGAGGCGCAGAGCCGCCGCCTGCATGTCATTGATGCCACCTGCCCGTTGGTGATCAAGGTCCATAACGAAGTCAATCGCGACTACACGCAAGGGTATGAACTGATTCTGATCGGCCATGCCGGCCACCCGGAAGTCATTGGAACCCTAGGTCAGATTCCGGATAAATTCCACCTGGTTTCTTCAGTGCAGGATGTTGAAACGCTGCAGGTGGAAAAGACGCAGAACCTGTCCTACGTGACCCAGACCACCCTGAGTGTGGATGAATGCCGCGATATCGTCGAGGCGTTGCATCATCGGTTCCCCAACATCAAGGGGCCGCATCAGGAAGACATCTGTTACGCCACGCAAAATCGTCAGAATGCGGTCAAGTCCTTGTCGAAGCTGGTCGACGTGATTCTCGTCATCGGGTCGCCGAACAGTTCGAACTCCAACCGTCTGCGCGAGTTGGGCGAGCACTGCGGCATTCCCTCCTATCTCATCGACGCCGCGTCGGACATCAATCCCGAGTGGTTGAAAGATGCGAAGAGTGTCGGTTTGTCGGCCGGCGCTTCCGCTCCGGAAGTGCTGGTCACGGAAGTGGTGGCCTATCTGAAGCGCCTGGGGTCTTCCGAGGAGGTCGAGGAATTAACCGTCATCGAAGAGGATGTGGAATTCCTCCTGCCTAAGGAGTTGGTCACGATCGAGTCTGCCTCGCGCAAACCGGCGTCGGTGAACTAG
- a CDS encoding response regulator transcription factor has product MPSPTTTHRKILIVEDEKDILQLVKLYLEKDGFRTVSAMTGTEGLRQVKAEHPDLVILDLMLPELDGLEVCKRIRLNQETALLPILMLTAKAEESDTVIGLELGADDYVTKPFSPKALVARVKALLRRLDRHANSPQTQYQYGPLTVDLSRHEVRLKGAEVALTAKEFGLLEHLLRNVGRVLTRDVLLSAVWGYDYYGTTRTVDVHVRRLKQKLPILDDAIVSIKSLGYKLREANQPA; this is encoded by the coding sequence ATGCCTTCCCCCACCACAACGCACAGAAAAATTCTGATCGTCGAAGACGAAAAAGACATTCTCCAGCTCGTTAAACTGTACTTGGAGAAAGACGGTTTCCGGACGGTTTCCGCCATGACCGGGACGGAGGGGCTGCGCCAGGTGAAAGCCGAACATCCCGACTTGGTCATTCTAGATCTCATGCTCCCCGAGCTGGACGGACTGGAAGTGTGCAAACGAATCCGCCTGAATCAGGAAACGGCACTCCTGCCCATCCTCATGCTGACGGCCAAGGCGGAGGAGTCCGACACGGTGATCGGCCTGGAGTTGGGGGCCGACGACTATGTCACCAAACCGTTCAGCCCCAAGGCATTGGTGGCGCGGGTGAAAGCCCTGCTCCGGCGCCTGGACCGCCATGCGAATAGCCCTCAGACGCAATACCAATACGGGCCGCTCACGGTGGATCTTTCCCGACACGAAGTCCGACTGAAGGGCGCAGAAGTCGCCCTCACGGCGAAAGAGTTCGGCTTGCTGGAGCACCTGTTGCGGAATGTGGGACGGGTATTGACCCGCGACGTGCTGCTCAGCGCCGTCTGGGGGTACGACTATTACGGAACGACCCGCACGGTGGACGTGCACGTACGGCGGCTGAAACAGAAACTTCCGATCCTGGACGACGCCATCGTGTCGATCAAATCACTCGGCTATAAATTACGCGAGGCCAACCAGCCTGCATGA
- a CDS encoding HAMP domain-containing protein has product MNLGIRWKVALGTLAAVLVGLVVAGWLVIRSVEQTELGRMAEMLETRSGLAAMTLRPLFDQSGPTVPSPQLHATIRELSQQAHLRISIIRQDGAVLSDSAVPAEGLAHVDNHLSRPEVAQALASGRGMDIRASQTTGERTYYVARLLTDLTQRQPGTPVIRLGLPLTSIDERVRHIQQDLVAAFGAAFLLAMMLSLWVSRNLTKPLSEMAAAARQLAEGAPGIRLVVASTDEVGLLAHTLNQMTDQLETKIKEVSDDRAQLLAMLIAMVEGVMVLDYRGTVVQVNPALERMFALELTESRGRHYAEVIRHEGLTALVSAVLETRSGQGGEITLSPSSRCLRVEASIAGGNREQEACAVFVFHDITELRRLEKIRKDFVANVSHELRTPLTSIKGYVEALLDGGKDDPGTATAFLEIIMRQSNRLNLILDDLLQLSQIESGQVLFRREPVELRALLERTVAVIKPLADKKQHTIELTLPDDYMVVEGDEERLVQVFINLLENAVKYTPDHGRISMTLRRAQGRSSPSRAMIEVVVADSGIGIPEADRPRVFERFYRVDKARSRELGGTGLGLAIVKHIVEAHSGLVWVEGNLPRGSRFVVHLPVAEELPMPASTGADNK; this is encoded by the coding sequence ATGAACCTTGGCATTCGGTGGAAAGTCGCCCTGGGCACCCTCGCCGCCGTTCTCGTCGGCCTCGTGGTCGCGGGATGGCTGGTCATCCGCTCCGTCGAACAGACCGAACTCGGGCGCATGGCCGAAATGCTGGAGACGCGAAGCGGCTTGGCCGCGATGACACTCCGGCCGCTGTTCGATCAGTCCGGCCCAACCGTGCCGTCCCCTCAGCTCCATGCCACCATCCGTGAATTGAGCCAACAGGCCCATCTCCGCATTTCAATCATTCGACAGGATGGCGCCGTGTTGTCCGATAGCGCCGTTCCCGCCGAGGGCCTGGCTCACGTCGACAATCACCTCTCCCGCCCTGAAGTGGCGCAGGCACTAGCCTCCGGGCGCGGCATGGATATCAGGGCCAGCCAGACGACCGGCGAGCGCACCTATTACGTGGCCCGCCTGCTGACCGACCTCACGCAACGACAGCCCGGCACTCCGGTGATCCGACTCGGCCTGCCGTTGACCTCAATCGACGAGCGTGTGCGACATATCCAGCAGGACTTGGTGGCGGCCTTCGGCGCGGCCTTTCTTCTGGCCATGATGCTCAGCCTCTGGGTCTCCCGAAACCTCACCAAACCTCTCTCGGAAATGGCCGCGGCCGCCCGGCAACTAGCGGAGGGAGCCCCCGGAATCCGCCTGGTGGTCGCCTCGACCGATGAGGTGGGCTTGTTGGCCCACACCCTGAACCAGATGACCGACCAGTTGGAGACAAAGATCAAGGAAGTCTCCGACGATCGCGCGCAACTGCTGGCCATGCTCATCGCCATGGTCGAAGGCGTCATGGTGCTGGACTATCGGGGGACCGTCGTCCAGGTGAATCCAGCACTGGAGCGCATGTTCGCGCTGGAATTGACGGAGTCACGCGGCCGTCACTATGCCGAAGTGATTCGTCACGAGGGGCTGACCGCACTCGTGTCCGCCGTGCTTGAAACCCGCTCCGGGCAGGGAGGGGAAATTACCCTGTCCCCCAGCAGCCGCTGCCTGCGCGTGGAGGCCTCGATCGCAGGCGGCAATCGCGAGCAGGAAGCCTGTGCGGTCTTCGTGTTTCACGACATCACGGAATTGCGTCGGCTGGAAAAAATCCGCAAAGACTTCGTCGCCAACGTGTCGCACGAGCTCCGTACGCCACTGACCTCGATCAAGGGCTATGTGGAAGCGCTACTGGACGGTGGCAAGGATGACCCCGGCACGGCGACGGCCTTCCTCGAAATTATTATGCGGCAAAGCAATCGCCTCAATCTGATTCTGGATGACCTGCTGCAGTTGTCACAGATCGAGTCAGGACAGGTCTTGTTCCGCCGGGAGCCCGTTGAACTGCGCGCCCTGCTGGAACGCACAGTGGCAGTGATCAAACCGCTGGCCGACAAAAAGCAGCACACCATCGAACTGACACTGCCCGACGACTATATGGTGGTGGAGGGCGACGAGGAGCGCCTGGTGCAGGTGTTCATCAATTTGTTGGAAAACGCCGTGAAGTACACCCCGGATCACGGCCGGATTTCGATGACCCTACGCCGAGCCCAAGGCCGGTCAAGCCCGTCACGTGCCATGATCGAGGTCGTTGTGGCCGATTCAGGAATTGGCATTCCCGAGGCGGATCGCCCACGGGTATTCGAGCGATTTTACCGGGTCGACAAGGCCCGCTCTCGCGAACTCGGGGGAACCGGCTTGGGACTGGCGATTGTCAAACACATTGTGGAGGCCCATAGCGGGCTGGTGTGGGTAGAAGGCAACCTCCCCAGAGGCAGCCGGTTTGTCGTGCACCTCCCCGTGGCCGAGGAGCTGCCTATGCCAGCTTCGACAGGAGCAGATAACAAATAG
- a CDS encoding inorganic phosphate transporter, with protein sequence MAELSGLLLVVVVLALLFDFSNGWHDSANAIATVVSTRVVSPSTAVLVAGGLNVAGAFMSTAVAKMVGTGIVDPQSVTQTVVASALAGAIVWNFLTLLLGLPTSSSHALIGGLVGAALTHGGMAAVKFSGLRSVLEAMILSPFFGFAIGLLLMVILSWVFFRVQRAVALRLFSRMQLISASFMAFSHGANDAQKAMGIITLALVSAGAIPTAEVPTWVIGSCAVAMGLGTAVGGWRIVRTLGMRIVKLEPVHGFAAETGAAIVLMATAHIGLPVSTTHTITSTVMGVGAVKRLSAVRWGVTRRILSAWLFTLPGAALLSTICYLLLSKLA encoded by the coding sequence ATGGCTGAACTGAGCGGACTCTTGTTGGTGGTTGTGGTCTTGGCCTTGCTCTTCGATTTTTCCAACGGATGGCACGACAGCGCCAATGCCATTGCGACCGTGGTCTCGACCCGTGTCGTGAGTCCCTCGACGGCCGTCCTCGTGGCCGGTGGGCTCAATGTGGCCGGTGCCTTCATGTCGACGGCCGTGGCCAAGATGGTCGGCACAGGTATCGTTGATCCACAGTCGGTGACGCAGACCGTGGTGGCATCGGCGCTGGCCGGCGCCATTGTGTGGAATTTTCTGACCTTGTTGCTAGGCTTGCCGACGAGCTCTTCGCATGCGCTCATCGGCGGATTGGTCGGGGCGGCGTTGACGCATGGCGGCATGGCCGCCGTCAAGTTTTCAGGATTGCGGTCGGTGCTGGAAGCGATGATCCTGTCGCCATTTTTCGGGTTTGCCATTGGGCTGCTGCTGATGGTCATCTTAAGCTGGGTCTTTTTTCGAGTCCAGCGGGCCGTCGCGCTTCGGTTGTTTTCGCGTATGCAGCTGATCTCCGCGAGCTTCATGGCGTTCAGCCATGGGGCGAACGATGCGCAGAAGGCCATGGGGATCATCACGCTGGCGTTGGTGTCGGCCGGAGCGATTCCGACTGCCGAGGTGCCGACCTGGGTCATCGGCTCCTGTGCCGTGGCGATGGGGCTTGGTACGGCAGTGGGGGGATGGCGGATCGTGCGGACCCTCGGCATGCGGATCGTCAAGTTGGAGCCCGTCCATGGGTTTGCAGCAGAGACAGGTGCGGCGATTGTCCTGATGGCAACGGCCCATATTGGCCTTCCGGTCAGTACGACGCACACCATTACGTCGACGGTGATGGGTGTCGGGGCAGTGAAGCGCCTCTCAGCAGTTCGATGGGGCGTGACGAGACGGATCTTATCCGCCTGGCTCTTTACGCTGCCGGGGGCGGCCCTGCTTTCAACTATTTGTTATCTGCTCCTGTCGAAGCTGGCATAG